A stretch of the Narcine bancroftii isolate sNarBan1 chromosome 14, sNarBan1.hap1, whole genome shotgun sequence genome encodes the following:
- the LOC138750034 gene encoding uncharacterized protein gives MGGHLKAFFGPVGILALTLFKVNIAFVGSVNNISDVLKVFNTTEQGNVTNGPELLGTTEEEYFTEDPELLGTTEEEYFTEDPELLGTTEEEYFTEDPKRLGTTEEEYFTEDPERLGTTEEEYINKGPELLGTTEEEYVTNNSEFLGNQDNVLNDPEVLGNTQKPYATHFQEPRKHKSYNYPYILLIIIGILIILCTILLVSTIALAYQLSTLKAKLKKRSARSNSDFIKTASLWSNGFAQVAGEAGETNVTLEEVKPLKEEDEAKLAKSTEGAGGKN, from the coding sequence ATGGGTGGACACTTGAAAGCTTTCTTTGGACCTGTTGGAATTTTGGCTCTGACTCTATTCAAGGTGAACATTGCATTTGTGGGTTCAGTGAACAATATTTCAGATGTGCTCAAAGTATTTAACACCACTGAGCAAGGCAACGTTACCAACGGCCCCGAACTTCTTGGCACCACCGAGGAAGAATACTTTACCGAAGACCCCGAACTACTTGGCACCACCGAGGAAGAATACTTTACCGAAGACCCCGAACTACTTGGCACCACTGAGGAAGAATACTTTACCGAAGACCCCAAACGACTTGGCACCACTGAGGAAGAATACTTTACCGAAGACCCTGAACGACTTGGCACCACCGAGGAAGAATACATTAACAAAGGCCCTGAACTACTTGGCACCACTGAAGAGGAGTATGTTACCAACAATTCTGAATTTCTTGGTAATCAAGACAACGTTCTCAATGATCCAGAAGTACTTGGTAACACTCAGAAACCATATGCTACTCATTTTCAAGAACCAAGGAAACATAAAAGTTACAATTATCCTTACATCTTGTTAATCATAATTGGTATATTAattatcctctgcacaattttgtTGGTATCAACAATTGCCCTTGCTTATCAGTTATCAACTCTCAAGGCCAAACTGAAAAAACGGTCAGCAAGAAGTAATTCTGACTTCATTAAAACTGCCAGCCTCTGGTCAAATGGTTTTGCACAAGTTGCAGGGGAGGCAGGAGAAACTAATGTCACACTTGAAGAAGTCAAACCTCTGAAAGAGGAGGATGAAGCCAAGCTGGCAAAGAGCACTGAAGGGGCTGGTGGGAAAAACTAG